Proteins from a genomic interval of Paenibacillus sp. FSL R5-0623:
- a CDS encoding endo-1,4-beta-xylanase, translating to MIKSKWFKTVGSLALVGILAASVAVGSVSAGLAKGSKFLGNIIANQVPSNFSPYWNQVTPENSTKWDAIEGTRNVMNWGQADMAYNYANNNGFPFKFHTLVWGNQQPNWINSLSAADQKAEVTQWIKAAGQRYSKSAFVDVVNEPLHAKPSYRNAIGGDGATGWDWVIWSFQQARQAFPNSKLLINEYGIIGDPAKADQYIQIINLLKNRGLVDGIGIQAHYFNMDNVSVSTMNTVLNKLAATGLPIYVSELDMTGDDNTQLQRYQQKFPVLWKHSAVKGVTLWGYNQNQTWQAGSHLVNSNGTERPAMQWLRNYLANNP from the coding sequence TTGATTAAGTCTAAGTGGTTCAAAACAGTCGGCTCATTGGCATTGGTAGGGATTCTCGCTGCTTCTGTTGCAGTTGGTAGTGTGAGTGCTGGTTTGGCGAAAGGTAGCAAATTTCTGGGCAATATTATTGCCAACCAGGTTCCTTCGAATTTTAGCCCATATTGGAATCAGGTAACTCCGGAGAACTCTACCAAGTGGGATGCTATTGAAGGCACACGCAACGTAATGAATTGGGGCCAGGCGGACATGGCCTACAACTATGCTAACAATAACGGATTTCCGTTCAAATTCCATACGCTCGTATGGGGAAATCAACAGCCAAATTGGATTAACAGTCTCTCAGCCGCAGATCAGAAGGCTGAAGTGACACAATGGATTAAAGCCGCAGGACAGCGGTATTCGAAGTCTGCCTTCGTTGATGTGGTGAACGAACCTCTGCATGCGAAACCATCCTACCGCAATGCCATTGGTGGAGACGGGGCAACGGGTTGGGACTGGGTCATCTGGTCATTCCAACAGGCGAGACAAGCCTTCCCAAACTCCAAACTGTTAATTAATGAATATGGTATTATCGGTGATCCCGCTAAAGCGGACCAATATATCCAGATTATCAACCTTTTGAAAAACAGAGGTCTAGTTGATGGTATTGGAATCCAGGCGCATTACTTCAATATGGACAACGTTTCTGTGAGCACGATGAACACGGTATTGAACAAGCTTGCAGCGACAGGGTTGCCAATCTATGTATCCGAGCTGGATATGACAGGTGATGACAATACACAGTTGCAGCGTTATCAGCAGAAATTCCCTGTGCTGTGGAAACACTCTGCTGTTAAAGGTGTGACGCTGTGGGGTTACAACCAGAATCAAACCTGGCAGGCTGGCTCCCACTTGGTCAACAGCAATGGAACAGAACGTCCGGCTATGCAATGGCTGAGAAATTACTTGGCGAACAATCCTTAA
- a CDS encoding 5'-nucleotidase C-terminal domain-containing protein has product MRKISTKRFAGWPLSFLLCASILFTPFASTPVQAAEADKETKITLLGTSDIHGRFMPWDYALDGPNPTGSMTQLYTIVKKVRAENPNTILLDAGDMIQDNSAELFNDQPQSPMMVAMNEMKYDAWVMGNHEFNFGLDVLEKISSQFNGQPLVGNIFKENGDRYMPAYTIIEKDGIKVGVIGMNTPMITEFEKGTDHLDGIIVKDPVEETKKAIAELKGKVDVMVGLMHMGLDNENGNPGTGVTDIANANPELAAIFAGHMHTLIESQTVNGVLISEPNKYGSHISRIDLTFEKDGDKVVLKSKEAQALAVKAADGTYEVSDPALEETLHPFHEFARADANIEVAELKGTNLVPADEIKGIPAVQIQETPLSDFFTEVMLHYSDADVVAHQIDNDKAKLDIGPIKKKDIAFNYQYTFGEVTVYEVTGRDLMDYMEWSAGYFNSTRPGDVTVSFDPKRRASKYSTDDFFGGVTYEIDLTKPYGSRITNLKYSDGSVVKEDDTLKLGMNAYRMEALIAKGGAMEGRKFKQLWSSKDASAFGEIQGTIRNLSIAYLKDVMKGVYEPKIQHNWRITGVDLTAPERADVVELINDGIMSVPTTEDGKYTNIASINILDTVTQEEIDTLSAKADVSAAQFAGVKTKGAFYQQLNKARKAAGNGEGATTPEKPTTPTVPKPTPTPGTSKPGKPSTPSTGKPGTVNKGKQAKVTASYLNVRAGASSKAKVIAAVPKGTLLEVISTDKFGWVKVKLDGRVAFVYGKYVSILK; this is encoded by the coding sequence ATGCGCAAAATTTCAACAAAACGTTTCGCCGGATGGCCTTTATCATTCCTCTTATGTGCCTCCATTTTGTTCACCCCTTTTGCTTCCACTCCGGTTCAGGCTGCTGAGGCAGACAAGGAGACTAAGATCACGTTGCTGGGTACATCGGATATACATGGTCGGTTTATGCCGTGGGACTATGCTCTGGACGGTCCAAACCCAACCGGTAGCATGACACAGCTATACACCATTGTGAAAAAAGTCCGTGCGGAGAATCCCAATACGATTCTGCTCGATGCAGGAGACATGATTCAGGATAACTCGGCTGAGTTGTTCAATGATCAACCCCAATCTCCCATGATGGTTGCAATGAACGAGATGAAATATGACGCATGGGTTATGGGTAACCATGAGTTTAACTTTGGGCTGGACGTACTGGAGAAGATCTCTTCCCAATTCAATGGACAACCTCTCGTCGGTAACATTTTCAAAGAAAACGGCGACCGCTACATGCCTGCCTATACGATTATCGAGAAAGATGGAATCAAAGTGGGTGTTATCGGAATGAACACACCTATGATTACCGAATTCGAGAAAGGGACGGATCACCTGGACGGCATCATCGTCAAAGATCCTGTGGAAGAGACCAAGAAGGCTATTGCTGAGCTGAAAGGCAAAGTCGATGTCATGGTTGGACTCATGCATATGGGATTGGATAACGAGAACGGAAATCCGGGAACCGGAGTGACGGATATCGCCAACGCCAACCCGGAGCTGGCTGCCATTTTTGCCGGACACATGCATACGCTGATTGAATCCCAAACAGTTAACGGTGTATTGATCTCCGAACCGAATAAATATGGCTCACACATCTCTCGAATTGACCTTACATTTGAAAAAGACGGCGACAAAGTTGTGCTGAAAAGCAAGGAAGCTCAAGCTCTCGCTGTGAAAGCAGCAGACGGAACATATGAAGTCTCCGATCCTGCGCTGGAAGAGACTTTGCACCCATTCCACGAGTTCGCTCGTGCCGATGCCAACATTGAAGTGGCTGAACTGAAAGGAACAAACCTGGTGCCTGCCGATGAGATTAAGGGTATTCCTGCGGTGCAGATCCAGGAAACACCTTTGTCTGACTTTTTCACCGAAGTGATGTTGCATTACAGTGATGCCGATGTGGTCGCGCACCAGATTGATAACGACAAGGCCAAGCTGGATATAGGCCCGATCAAGAAAAAGGATATTGCATTCAACTACCAATACACCTTTGGTGAAGTGACCGTATATGAAGTTACCGGACGCGATCTGATGGATTATATGGAGTGGTCTGCGGGTTACTTCAACTCCACACGCCCGGGTGATGTGACCGTCAGCTTTGATCCGAAACGACGTGCTTCTAAATACAGCACCGATGATTTCTTCGGCGGCGTAACGTATGAGATTGACCTGACCAAGCCATACGGCAGTCGGATTACAAATCTGAAGTACAGCGATGGGTCAGTGGTCAAAGAAGACGATACGCTGAAGCTCGGTATGAATGCCTACCGGATGGAAGCCCTGATTGCCAAAGGCGGCGCGATGGAAGGACGTAAGTTCAAGCAGCTATGGTCCTCCAAGGACGCTTCGGCATTTGGTGAGATTCAAGGTACAATTCGCAACCTGTCCATCGCCTATCTGAAAGATGTCATGAAAGGTGTCTACGAACCGAAGATTCAACACAACTGGAGAATCACTGGCGTAGACCTGACTGCACCGGAGCGTGCAGATGTAGTGGAGTTAATTAACGATGGCATTATGTCTGTGCCAACAACAGAAGATGGCAAGTACACCAACATTGCCTCCATTAACATTTTGGATACGGTGACTCAGGAAGAGATTGATACGCTATCTGCCAAAGCAGATGTGAGTGCGGCACAATTTGCAGGCGTTAAAACCAAGGGAGCGTTCTATCAACAGCTGAACAAAGCTCGCAAAGCGGCTGGTAATGGCGAGGGAGCAACTACTCCTGAGAAACCTACAACACCAACAGTACCAAAACCAACACCAACTCCAGGCACGTCGAAACCTGGTAAACCATCAACACCAAGCACTGGTAAACCGGGTACCGTCAACAAAGGCAAACAAGCCAAGGTTACAGCGTCTTACCTGAACGTACGCGCTGGCGCTTCATCCAAAGCGAAGGTCATTGCTGCTGTACCGAAAGGCACCCTGCTTGAAGTAATCAGCACAGACAAGTTTGGCTGGGTAAAAGTGAAGCTGGATGGACGTGTAGCATTTGTATACGGGAAATATGTGAGTATTTTGAAATAG
- a CDS encoding macrolide 2'-phosphotransferase, with amino-acid sequence MTKPNLSENLAIHKELLSLAKQNGLLIVEESLEINESGMDFRVAFATDEEGRRWVLRQPRREDVWERAENERKVLDVVRGNIPAQVPDWRIFTPELIAYPLLDGDPIAVVDPAGGGYVWRFPQESLSDTFLDSLATTLATLHNIDPDKAKKGGVRIKTPMEARKEFAANIEEIKKNFTVPDQLAERWTVWLSVGSYWPKHSTFNHGDLHPPHIIVDDTQRVTGLIDWTEAEIADPGKDFVILYGLFQDDGLRDLLKRYEKAGGRTWPQMFEHIREQWAAYPALVAKFALTTGEESTMEMARGMLANWDVRRD; translated from the coding sequence ATGACAAAACCAAACTTGAGTGAAAATTTGGCAATTCATAAGGAGCTATTATCTTTAGCAAAACAGAACGGACTTCTTATCGTTGAGGAATCCTTGGAGATCAACGAGTCGGGTATGGATTTTCGTGTAGCATTTGCCACGGATGAAGAAGGCCGCAGATGGGTTCTGCGTCAGCCGCGACGCGAAGACGTGTGGGAGCGAGCCGAGAATGAGCGCAAGGTGCTGGATGTGGTCCGAGGAAATATACCCGCACAAGTACCGGATTGGAGGATCTTCACGCCAGAGTTGATAGCTTATCCTTTACTTGATGGTGATCCGATCGCAGTTGTGGATCCCGCAGGGGGAGGGTATGTGTGGCGATTCCCTCAGGAGAGCTTATCGGATACATTCCTGGATTCACTGGCTACGACTCTCGCCACGCTGCATAACATCGATCCCGACAAGGCGAAGAAAGGTGGAGTGCGGATCAAGACACCTATGGAAGCTCGCAAAGAGTTTGCGGCAAATATAGAGGAGATTAAAAAGAATTTTACGGTACCGGACCAACTGGCGGAACGCTGGACGGTGTGGCTGTCTGTAGGTAGCTATTGGCCGAAGCACTCGACGTTTAATCACGGTGATCTGCACCCACCGCATATCATTGTCGATGATACACAGCGGGTAACCGGACTCATCGACTGGACGGAAGCGGAGATCGCTGATCCGGGTAAGGATTTTGTAATCCTTTATGGACTTTTCCAAGATGATGGACTGCGCGATCTGCTGAAGCGATACGAGAAGGCAGGGGGAAGGACATGGCCTCAGATGTTTGAGCATATTCGGGAACAATGGGCTGCTTACCCGGCACTGGTTGCCAAATTTGCTCTAACCACAGGGGAAGAGTCGACGATGGAAATGGCGAGAGGCATGCTGGCAAACTGGGATGTGAGGCGGGATTAG
- a CDS encoding DEAD/DEAH box helicase: MSEQQFKDYGLGEEIIKALDSLGYETPTEVQTKVIPVALENQDLVVKSQTGSGKTAAYGIPLCELVDWNENKPQALILTPTRELALQVNEDITNIGRFKRIKATALYGQSPFHIQKAELKQRTHVAVGTPGRVLDHIERGTLPLERIAYLVIDEADEMLNMGFIETVQSIIQKLPQERVTMLFSATFPEDVAKLSRKYMNKPVEIEIKASGLTTATIEHAVINVPEVNKTALLQDLFIVENPDSCIVFCRTQENVDKLFRVMADLDYPADRIHGGMEQDERIEVMNAFRRGQFRYLIATDVAARGIDITNITHVINYDIPLEKEGYVHRTGRTGRAGKTGKAITLITPKDGRRLAEIESYIGFEIPVVKAPSEEAVDRRREDFEKRLKIVPERKKDKREQLNQQIMKLNFNGGKKKKLRAVDFVGTIAKLEGVTADDIGIITILDNVTDVEILNGKGPLVLELMQNTTIKKMQLKVRKGHK; this comes from the coding sequence ATGAGCGAGCAACAATTTAAAGATTATGGACTTGGTGAAGAGATCATAAAAGCGCTGGACAGTCTTGGCTATGAGACACCAACCGAGGTTCAAACTAAAGTTATTCCGGTAGCACTTGAGAATCAGGATCTTGTGGTCAAATCACAGACAGGTAGTGGTAAAACAGCCGCCTACGGCATTCCGCTCTGCGAGCTGGTGGATTGGAATGAGAATAAGCCACAGGCTTTGATTCTTACACCGACCCGGGAACTGGCTTTGCAGGTTAACGAAGATATTACGAATATCGGCCGCTTTAAGCGTATTAAAGCAACCGCACTATACGGACAGTCCCCTTTTCATATCCAAAAAGCGGAGTTAAAACAAAGAACCCACGTGGCTGTTGGTACACCAGGTCGGGTACTGGATCATATCGAACGCGGCACGCTGCCACTCGAACGGATTGCCTATCTCGTTATTGACGAAGCCGATGAGATGCTGAATATGGGCTTTATCGAGACGGTACAGTCCATCATTCAGAAACTGCCGCAGGAGCGAGTAACGATGTTGTTCTCCGCTACGTTCCCTGAAGATGTAGCCAAGCTGTCACGCAAATACATGAACAAACCGGTGGAGATCGAGATCAAAGCAAGTGGACTGACAACAGCCACGATTGAACATGCTGTGATTAACGTACCCGAGGTGAACAAAACCGCGTTGCTTCAGGACTTGTTCATTGTAGAAAATCCGGATAGCTGCATCGTGTTCTGCCGTACGCAGGAGAATGTGGATAAACTGTTCCGGGTCATGGCTGACCTTGACTACCCAGCAGATCGTATCCATGGTGGTATGGAGCAGGATGAGCGGATTGAAGTGATGAACGCATTCAGACGGGGACAATTCCGTTATCTGATCGCAACGGATGTAGCCGCACGGGGTATCGATATCACGAATATTACTCATGTCATCAACTACGATATTCCTTTGGAAAAAGAGGGATATGTTCACCGCACAGGCCGTACGGGTCGCGCAGGCAAAACAGGTAAAGCCATTACGTTGATTACACCGAAAGATGGCCGACGTCTGGCCGAGATTGAATCCTATATCGGTTTCGAAATTCCTGTCGTGAAAGCACCTTCTGAAGAAGCTGTGGATCGCCGCAGAGAAGATTTTGAGAAGCGATTGAAGATTGTACCTGAACGTAAAAAGGACAAGCGTGAACAGCTGAACCAACAGATCATGAAGCTGAACTTCAACGGAGGCAAGAAGAAGAAACTTCGCGCCGTAGACTTTGTAGGTACCATCGCCAAGCTTGAAGGGGTAACCGCAGACGACATCGGGATCATTACAATTCTGGATAATGTGACGGATGTAGAGATCCTGAACGGCAAAGGCCCTCTCGTACTGGAGCTTATGCAAAACACAACGATCAAAAAGATGCAGCTCAAGGTTCGCAAAGGTCATAAATAG
- a CDS encoding DKNYY domain-containing protein — protein MDKFIVDEDLQVILHNEVDGTNAPIKGGITAQDFEVITTYQKGWLTFAYLRDHQGIWWFNARKNKASLFSRDTEAFRVIDEDYCCDSHYVYLEDQAVPDSDPSSFQLLPDTPYFAQDQRYLYVKSSTHFHLFEDIDTNAVIAHHDYCTDKDHLFHLSSSLRYANGGKDEVRAWLQEHHPDVPGWWHAHYAHSEEAATQLTGNWYETASSIFYRTKWGGTYRQEAKAVLNLVRGAERSTFEPLDEQFARDRERVYFQWRTVKGADPDTFQSLGGPFGRDGNHVYYNGYRVDEADAQQFEVFAGTEHLGLSKDQQHVYRAEVVRTSQPFGQPDDVLQMIKGADAATFELITPSGSWAVDTDHVYLWGKPNKHMDRASFTHLFDADPQSWATDQNGLYNANGNRTVKGVNGSTFVMLNQYWGKDDRVVFSFVTGGVYKSGDAATFQVTDDIGGAEDALFRYTVEGGTVRKKKR, from the coding sequence ATGGACAAGTTTATTGTAGATGAAGACCTTCAGGTGATATTGCATAATGAAGTGGATGGAACGAACGCTCCGATTAAGGGAGGCATTACTGCTCAGGATTTTGAAGTCATCACTACGTATCAAAAGGGATGGTTGACTTTCGCCTATCTCCGTGATCATCAGGGAATATGGTGGTTCAATGCTCGCAAGAACAAGGCGAGTTTGTTCAGCCGGGATACGGAAGCTTTTCGCGTGATCGATGAAGATTACTGCTGCGACTCACATTACGTCTATCTGGAAGATCAGGCCGTGCCTGACTCCGATCCGAGTAGCTTTCAATTGCTGCCGGATACGCCCTACTTTGCTCAGGACCAACGTTATTTATATGTAAAGAGCAGCACGCATTTTCATCTATTTGAGGATATCGATACGAATGCTGTGATTGCTCATCACGACTATTGCACCGACAAGGACCATCTGTTCCATCTGTCCAGCTCTCTTCGTTATGCGAATGGGGGAAAGGATGAGGTGAGGGCATGGTTGCAAGAACATCATCCCGACGTACCTGGCTGGTGGCATGCACATTATGCCCACAGTGAAGAGGCCGCTACGCAGCTAACAGGCAATTGGTACGAGACTGCGTCGTCCATTTTTTATAGAACAAAATGGGGCGGTACGTATCGTCAAGAAGCAAAAGCCGTATTAAACCTTGTTCGTGGAGCGGAAAGGTCTACCTTTGAACCGTTGGACGAGCAGTTTGCACGGGACCGGGAACGTGTTTATTTTCAATGGCGTACTGTAAAAGGAGCAGACCCGGATACGTTCCAGTCACTAGGTGGACCCTTCGGTCGTGATGGCAATCATGTGTATTACAACGGATACCGTGTCGACGAGGCAGATGCTCAGCAGTTTGAAGTGTTTGCCGGAACGGAGCATCTTGGACTTTCCAAAGATCAACAACATGTGTACCGTGCCGAGGTTGTTCGGACAAGTCAGCCTTTCGGTCAACCGGACGATGTGCTTCAGATGATCAAGGGGGCAGATGCAGCAACGTTTGAGTTAATAACACCTTCTGGAAGCTGGGCAGTGGATACCGATCATGTGTATCTATGGGGTAAACCAAACAAACATATGGATCGAGCCAGCTTTACACATCTATTTGATGCCGATCCCCAGAGTTGGGCCACGGATCAGAATGGTCTATATAATGCCAATGGCAACCGTACGGTAAAGGGTGTCAATGGAAGTACATTTGTCATGCTGAATCAATATTGGGGCAAAGACGACCGTGTAGTGTTCAGCTTTGTGACGGGTGGGGTTTATAAGTCGGGAGATGCAGCGACATTTCAAGTTACAGATGATATCGGGGGCGCCGAGGATGCGTTATTTCGGTATACGGTGGAAGGCGGTACAGTGCGGAAAAAGAAGAGGTAA
- a CDS encoding GNAT family N-acetyltransferase, translated as MSTYQVIPMIYDSKEQIDAIILLEQQCKQLDSVHLKADLDHISKKDGDHALLCYRYGDLVGLLSWYPSDGVTGNINAIVHPDFRRQGVFGSLLKRAILDMKPRGINQLSYRVPQGLSPGLLTAQSLGAIYDRAEYSMQLVNEVLSVVEPPELTLSVAETKDMEFMVTCSSQAFGDSEDWTREYFMQTNEPSRVTYIAWQNQMPVGLVRVNSINATTAFIHNFCILPAYQGQKLGRTALSILVDLLRKQSYTDIRLSVVTENKRALNLYRSVGFEVNSEYHYFNGSL; from the coding sequence ATGTCAACTTATCAAGTCATTCCTATGATCTATGATTCCAAGGAACAGATTGATGCTATTATTTTGCTCGAACAACAATGTAAACAACTGGATTCCGTCCATCTAAAGGCAGACCTTGACCATATCAGCAAAAAAGACGGAGACCATGCACTCCTCTGTTATCGCTACGGTGATTTGGTAGGACTGCTCAGTTGGTATCCATCCGACGGCGTAACCGGGAATATTAATGCCATAGTACACCCAGATTTTCGTCGCCAAGGTGTGTTCGGCAGCCTACTGAAAAGGGCCATCCTGGATATGAAACCACGGGGGATCAACCAACTCAGTTATCGCGTTCCTCAGGGCTTATCTCCGGGCCTTCTCACTGCCCAATCCCTTGGAGCCATTTATGATCGTGCAGAGTACTCGATGCAACTTGTGAATGAGGTCCTTTCGGTTGTGGAGCCGCCTGAACTAACGTTGTCCGTGGCAGAAACCAAGGATATGGAGTTTATGGTCACTTGCTCCTCCCAAGCCTTTGGAGATTCGGAGGACTGGACACGCGAGTACTTTATGCAAACAAATGAACCCAGCCGAGTCACCTATATTGCATGGCAGAATCAAATGCCTGTTGGGCTGGTACGGGTCAACTCCATTAATGCAACAACCGCATTTATTCATAACTTCTGTATCTTGCCTGCTTATCAGGGACAGAAACTGGGGCGCACTGCGCTTAGCATCCTGGTTGATCTCCTAAGGAAACAAAGTTACACAGATATTCGCCTATCCGTTGTTACCGAGAACAAACGCGCTTTGAATCTGTACCGCAGTGTTGGTTTTGAAGTGAATTCTGAGTATCACTATTTCAACGGTAGTTTATAA
- a CDS encoding CD3324 family protein yields MKYINADTIFPEELLREIQRHIPGGLIYIPRPKDAHKKWGENSGGRRIVQDRNDEIRQLFAAGTTIDQLADQYCLSIDSIKKIVYCKKG; encoded by the coding sequence GTGAAATATATTAATGCGGATACAATCTTCCCGGAAGAATTGCTCAGAGAAATACAGCGTCATATCCCCGGAGGTCTGATCTACATCCCGAGGCCCAAGGATGCCCACAAGAAGTGGGGCGAGAACTCGGGTGGCAGAAGGATTGTCCAGGATCGGAACGACGAGATCCGCCAGCTTTTTGCTGCGGGAACAACCATCGATCAGCTTGCGGACCAATACTGCTTATCCATCGATAGCATCAAGAAAATTGTGTATTGCAAAAAGGGATGA
- a CDS encoding YafY family protein: MNHRKLAIMRLMDSRQKFTARELAERFDVSVRTIQRDLDALQALGFPLYTEVGVNGGYRVLPNRILPPLQLTQQEALGLFMMLEYLQQVPDFPYGSMREHLAEQYFSTLPEDVQDLIMRMREHITFVQHPGEHAEPLTTEILGAAVEKREIEFMYHARSGPKKVQVFPYGIYYEQGHWYMPARNKDRVLLYRVDRMQQLAVTDSVDESVPSLKAWLDAKEGRASVEVVLQFTEFGARIAASDVLFKSVEGHEWRGLVPPEEFSFTARKLLSYGPEVKVISPPELKQQVRELLGRSVSQYINE, encoded by the coding sequence ATGAATCATCGGAAGCTGGCTATTATGCGTCTCATGGATTCCAGACAGAAGTTCACTGCCCGGGAACTGGCAGAACGGTTCGACGTTTCGGTTCGTACGATCCAGCGAGATCTGGATGCATTGCAGGCGCTGGGTTTTCCTTTGTACACAGAAGTTGGCGTGAACGGAGGATATCGGGTGTTGCCCAATCGGATTTTGCCACCTCTTCAACTGACACAGCAGGAGGCATTAGGGCTGTTTATGATGCTGGAATATCTACAGCAAGTCCCGGATTTTCCGTATGGATCAATGCGTGAGCATCTAGCTGAGCAGTATTTCTCTACTTTGCCCGAAGATGTACAGGATCTGATTATGCGAATGAGAGAGCATATAACCTTTGTCCAGCATCCTGGTGAGCATGCGGAGCCATTAACAACTGAGATATTGGGTGCGGCAGTAGAAAAGAGAGAAATCGAGTTTATGTATCATGCCCGCAGTGGTCCTAAAAAAGTCCAGGTCTTCCCCTATGGCATCTACTATGAGCAGGGACATTGGTACATGCCAGCCCGGAATAAGGATCGCGTATTGTTGTATCGGGTGGATCGCATGCAGCAGTTGGCTGTTACGGATTCGGTGGATGAATCTGTTCCAAGTCTGAAAGCGTGGTTAGATGCCAAAGAAGGCAGAGCGAGCGTAGAAGTGGTGCTGCAATTCACGGAATTTGGAGCAAGGATTGCTGCGTCAGATGTGTTGTTCAAGTCGGTTGAAGGCCATGAGTGGCGCGGACTTGTTCCGCCCGAGGAGTTTTCTTTTACAGCGCGAAAGTTACTCTCCTATGGGCCGGAAGTGAAGGTGATCTCACCACCTGAGTTGAAGCAGCAGGTTAGAGAATTGCTTGGACGGAGTGTAAGCCAATATATCAACGAGTAG
- a CDS encoding dihydrofolate reductase family protein codes for MNMSDNKTILYIAMSLDGYIARLDGSVDWLFDVEGDGGDNGYAAFYKTIGSVVMGRYTYEEVLTLSEEFPYADRPTYVLSRSEQPPAPHVQFTTETVDTLIPRLKQTSDGDVWIVGGGILVQAVLAKKLLDEIEVAIIPKILGEGIPLFPTGTVPSQFKMVRTQTLGQIISIRYEVQNSGTVDTPSNV; via the coding sequence ATGAACATGTCTGATAACAAAACCATTTTGTACATTGCTATGAGTTTGGATGGATATATCGCAAGACTGGACGGTTCGGTCGATTGGTTATTTGATGTGGAGGGTGATGGTGGAGACAACGGGTATGCTGCATTTTATAAAACAATCGGTAGCGTTGTTATGGGACGTTATACGTATGAAGAGGTGCTCACACTGTCTGAAGAATTCCCCTATGCGGATCGGCCAACATATGTGCTTTCCCGCTCGGAACAGCCGCCCGCTCCGCATGTACAGTTTACAACCGAGACGGTAGATACGCTCATTCCCCGATTAAAACAAACTTCTGATGGAGACGTGTGGATTGTAGGTGGCGGAATACTGGTTCAAGCTGTGTTAGCAAAAAAATTACTGGATGAGATTGAAGTCGCTATCATTCCCAAAATTCTTGGTGAAGGCATCCCCTTATTCCCGACAGGCACTGTGCCCAGTCAATTCAAAATGGTCCGGACCCAGACGCTGGGACAGATCATTTCGATTCGTTATGAGGTACAGAACAGCGGCACAGTGGATACACCCTCGAATGTCTAG
- a CDS encoding SGNH/GDSL hydrolase family protein, whose amino-acid sequence MISNENLKIYALPEIGNLKVHGRTTEERSPLTLFWTGSAVELNVRGSELWVEVESQYDMYESWISILINGVSVSRQMLTAGRHWVCIFRGMNANVVKNVRIVKDVQAMSGDPGCALQIHAVKSDGAFLPVQEKPYKIEFIGDSITSGEGAIGAKAEEDWIPMWFSAIHNYTFMSAEALNAEYRVISQSGWGVLTSWDNNPKGNIPEYYEQVCGLLTGERNEALGAGDQHNFGSWQPDVVVVNLGSNDGGAFQSPEWKDPDTGKVYKQRLNEDGTYHEEDLTAFEKAVEQFLFKLRKNNPDAQLVWAYGMLGFPMMPAIYRAVDAYTKGTGDRKVSIIQLPDTTEETVGARTHPGELSHRRTAEVLAEYVRGMIG is encoded by the coding sequence GTGATATCTAATGAGAATTTAAAGATATATGCTCTGCCTGAGATCGGAAATCTTAAAGTGCATGGCAGAACGACTGAAGAGCGATCGCCGTTGACGTTATTTTGGACGGGGAGTGCAGTTGAACTCAATGTACGGGGCTCCGAACTATGGGTTGAGGTAGAGTCACAGTATGACATGTATGAGTCATGGATCAGCATTCTGATCAATGGTGTTTCGGTGAGCAGACAGATGTTAACGGCGGGAAGGCACTGGGTCTGTATATTCCGAGGAATGAACGCGAATGTGGTGAAGAATGTACGGATCGTAAAAGATGTTCAAGCGATGAGTGGTGACCCGGGTTGTGCTTTGCAGATTCATGCGGTGAAATCCGATGGAGCGTTCCTGCCTGTGCAGGAAAAACCGTACAAGATCGAGTTCATTGGTGACAGTATTACATCTGGCGAAGGTGCGATTGGAGCGAAAGCGGAGGAAGATTGGATTCCGATGTGGTTCAGCGCCATACATAATTATACGTTCATGTCAGCAGAAGCGCTGAATGCGGAGTATCGGGTCATCTCGCAAAGTGGCTGGGGTGTGCTGACAAGTTGGGATAACAATCCAAAAGGGAACATCCCCGAGTATTACGAACAGGTCTGTGGCTTGCTTACTGGTGAGCGTAACGAAGCGCTCGGTGCAGGAGATCAGCATAATTTTGGTTCGTGGCAGCCGGATGTGGTGGTCGTGAACTTGGGCAGCAATGATGGGGGCGCATTTCAGTCACCGGAGTGGAAAGACCCCGACACTGGTAAGGTGTACAAGCAGCGGCTGAACGAAGACGGTACGTATCATGAAGAAGATCTGACCGCTTTTGAGAAAGCAGTGGAGCAGTTCCTGTTCAAACTTCGGAAAAACAATCCGGATGCACAACTCGTATGGGCTTATGGCATGCTTGGTTTTCCCATGATGCCTGCCATCTATCGCGCGGTTGATGCGTATACGAAGGGGACAGGAGACCGCAAGGTCTCAATCATCCAGCTTCCTGATACAACCGAAGAGACGGTAGGAGCGCGCACCCATCCAGGCGAGTTATCTCACCGTAGGACGGCAGAGGTGTTAGCAGAATATGTGCGAGGAATGATAGGATAG